The following are encoded together in the Pygocentrus nattereri isolate fPygNat1 chromosome 15, fPygNat1.pri, whole genome shotgun sequence genome:
- the diras1a gene encoding GTP-binding protein Di-Ras1a, with protein sequence MPEQSNDYRVVVFGAGGVGKSSLVLRFVKGTFRDTYIPTVEDTYRQVISCDKSVCTLEITDTTGSHQFPAMQRLSISKGHAFILVYSITSRQSLEELKPIYQQVLAIKGNVEGIPIMLVGNKSDETQREVETKEGEAQANNWKCAFMETSAKTNHNVTELFQELLNLDKKRDMSLNMRSSKQRRADKLKAKCSVM encoded by the coding sequence ATGCCGGAGCAGAGCAATGACTACCGTGTGGTGGTGTTCGGGGCTGGGGGCGTGGGCAAGAGCTCCCTGGTCCTGCGCTTCGTGAAAGGGACCTTCAGGGACACCTACATCCCCACTGTGGAGGACACCTACCGGCAGGTGATCAGCTGTGACAAGAGCGTGTGTACACTAGAGATAACCGACACCACGGGCAGCCACCAGTTCCCGGCCATGCAGCGCCTGTCTATCTCCAAGGGCCACGCCTTCATCCTGGTGTACTCCATCACCAGCCGGCAGTCCCTGGAGGAGCTCAAGCCCATCTACCAGCAGGTGCTGGCCATCAAGGGCAACGTGGAGGGCATCCCCATTATGCTGGTGGGAAACAAGAGCGATGAGACCCAGAGGGAGGTGGAGACCAAGGAAGGCGAGGCCCAGGCCAACAACTGGAAGTGTGCCTTCATGGAAACCTCGGCCAAAACCAACCACAATGTCACCGAGCTCTTCCAGGAGCTGCTCAACCTAGACAAGAAGCGTGACATGAGCCTCAACATGCGCTCCAGCAAGCAGCGGAGGGCCGATAAGCTGAAGGCCAAGTGCAGTGTGATGTAG